The following proteins come from a genomic window of Salvia hispanica cultivar TCC Black 2014 chromosome 4, UniMelb_Shisp_WGS_1.0, whole genome shotgun sequence:
- the LOC125222351 gene encoding exocyst complex component SEC5B-like isoform X1 produces MSSEDDLDEDELLQMALKEQSQRNVNYQKPPSSKSKPVRNYVQPPARAQHQKKGASKQTKPSLDEDDDSEVEMLSISSGDEDDRGGVPAKRDEVRPWDGDEPGCWKHVDETELARRVREMRDAKAVPVLPKYDKKPKNLTSIQSLPRGMEWVDPLGLGLINHKTFRLISDNIASATSTTDVEPLDPSAREKLNYYSENFNAKLFLSRVHLDTNAAELEAGALSLKNDLKGRTQQRKQLVKENFDCFVSCKTTIDDIESKLKRIEEDPDGAGTTHLFNSIKGVSSLAKRAFGPLFERQAQAEKIRSVQGMLQRFRTLFNLPSAIRGNISKGEYDLAVREYRKAKSIVLPSHVGILKRVLEEVEKVMQEFKAMLYKTMEDPNIDLTNLENTVRLLLELEPDSDPIKHYLNIQNHKIRGLLEGCTLAHEVRMENMQNELREKALSDAKWRQIQQDMNQSSAMDSYLAGDILPAEMTSAELDALRGRYIRQLTAVLIHHIPAFWKAALSVSSGKFAKSSHVSTDTSTSGSVNRVEVGNNTLDEVAAMIHNTLSAYESKVLGTFRELEEYNILSSHMNDAVKEVSRAGQAFEAKESAPGIAVSALRTLEFEISKIYILRLCSWMRSSIEDISKDESWVPVSILERHKSPYSISSLPLAFRAIVISAMDQINEMLRCLQSESAKSEVAFGQLQEIQESVRLALLNCLLDFAGHLERIGSELTHNKLDTGSLHFQNGYSHEPVEISDDPLPGSITDQHQKLLMALSNIGYCKEELSLELYGKYKHIWLSSGKVEDDGDIQELVISLTGLEEKVIEQYTLAKTNLIRAAATNYLLDAGVQWGAAPAVKGVRDAAVDLLHTLVAVHAEVFAGCNPLLDKVLGILVEGLIDILLGLFNENKTRDLRALDPSGFSQLMLELEYFETILNPYFTNDARESLKSLQGALLEKAIETVTESVETPNHQRRATRGSDDAMADDRQSGSSASPDDLIALVQQYSSELLQSELERTRINTACFEESLPLDSLPEPVKAAYASFRGSMDSPSRNFRNSPSFVGSPSYSRQRRR; encoded by the exons ATGTCGAGCGAAGACGATTTGGATGAGGACGAGCTGTTGCAGATGGCGCTGAAAGAGCAATCTCAGCGCAATGTCAATTACCAGAAGCCACCGTCGTCCAAATCGAAGCCTGTGCGCAACTATGTCCAGCCTCCGGCAAGGGCGCAGCATCAGAAGAAGGGGGCCAGTAAGCAAACTAAGCCGTCGTTGGATGAAGACGACGATTCCGAGGTGGAGATGCTGAGCATTTCATCCGGAGATGAGGATGATCGCGGCGGCGTGCCTGCTAAGAGAGATGAAGTCAGGCCGTGGGATGGGGACGAGCCTGGTTGCTGGAAGCATGTTGATGAAACAGAG CTGGCTCGGAGAGTCCGCGAAATGCGGGATGCGAAAGCAGTTCCGGTGCTTCCAAAGTATGataaaaagccaaaaaatttaacaagTATACAGTCGCTTCCCCGGGGCATGGAGTGGGTGGATCCTCTTGGATTGGG GTTAATTAACCACAAGACGTTTAGATTGATCAGTGACAATATAGCAAGTGCCACTTCCACCACTGACGTAGAACCTCTTGATCCAAGTGCACGGG aaaaattaaactattactCTGAGAACTTCAATGcaaaactttttttatcaCGAGTCCACCTAGATACTAATGCGGCTGAACTGGAAGCTGGTGCTCTTTCATTAAAGAATGATCTTAAAGGACGCACCCAACAGAGAAAGCAGTTGGTCAAAGAGAATTTTGATTGCTTTGTTTCCTGCAAAACAACTATTGATG ATATTGAATCGAAGTTGAAACGGATTGAGGAAGACCCTGATGGTGCTGGAACAACTCACTTGTTCAATAGTATTAAGGGAGTTAGTTCACTAGCTAAGCGTGCTTTTGGACCTCTATTTGAGAGACAG GCTCAAGCGGAGAAGATTAGATCTGTCCAAGGAATGCTTCAGAGGTTTCGAACACTTTTTAACCTGCCCAGTGCAATTCGTGGTAACATTAGTAAGGGTGAATATGATTTGGCTGTAAGAGAGTACCGAAAAGCAAAGTCAATTGTTCTGCCTTCTCAT GTGGGAATTCTCAAACGTGTCCTTGAAGAGGTTGAAAAAGTCATGCAAGAGTTCAAAGCCATGCTCTACAAGACCATGGAAGATCCAAATATTGATCTAACAAAT CTTGAAAATACTGTGCGGCTTTTACTGGAGCTTGAGCCTGACTCAGATCCCATAAAGCATTATTTGAATATACAG AACCATAAGATTAGAGGGTTGCTTGAAGGATGCACTTTAGCTCATGAAGTGAGAATGGAAAATATGCAGAATGAGCTTCGTGAGAAAGCACTCTCTGATGCTAAGTGGAGGCAAATTCAGCAAGATATGAATCAATCA TCAGCTATGGATTCCTATCTAGCTGGAGATATACTCCCAGCAGAAATGACGAGTGCAGAACTTGATGCTCTTCGGGGTAGATATATTCGCCAGTTAACTGCTGTGCTTATTCATCATATACCTGCTTTCTGGAAAGCTGCACTTTCAGTTTCAAGCGGAAAATTTGCAAAG TCATCCCATGTGTCTACTGATACAAGTACAAGTGGTTCTGTGAATAGAGTCGAGGTGGGCAACAACACTCTTGATGAGGTCGCTGCAATGATACACAATACTCTATCAGCATATGAGTCTAAG GTCCTTGGCACATTTCGCGAGCTTGAAGAATACAACATCCTCAGTTCTCACATGAATGATGCTGTAAAGGAGGTCTCCAGGGCTGGCCAAGCTTTTGAAGCAAAAGAATCTGCCCCTGGCATTGCTG TCTCTGCGCTGAGGACACTTGAATTTGAGATCTCAAAAATATACATACTCAGGCTTTGTTCTTGGATGCGGAGTTCAATAGAGGATATATCAAAAGATGAGTCTTGGGTTCCTGTGTCTATCTTAGAAAGACACAAGTCACCATATTCAATCTCTTCATTGCCTCTGGCTTTCCGTGCCATTGTGATCTCAGCTATGGATCAAATCAATGA GATGCTTCGTTGTTTGCAAAGCGAATCAGCAAAATCTGAAGTTGCTTTTGGTCAGCTTCAAGAAATTCAAGAGTCAGTCAGACTTGCCCTGTTGAACTGTTTGTTGGATTTTGCTG GTCACTTGGAGCGTATTGGCTCTGAGCTTACACATAATAAGTTGGACACTGGAAGCCTGCATTTTCAAAATGGATATTCTCATGAACCAGTGGAAATATCAGATGATCCTCTTCCAGGAAGTATTACTGACCAACATCAAAAGTTGCTGATGGCCCTGAGCAATATTGGGTATTGCAAAGAAGAACTTTCTCTGGAATTGTATGGAAAATACAAACATATATGGCTATCCAG TGGTAAAGTTGAGGATGATGGTGACATTCAAGAGCTGGTTATATCTTTGACTGGTCTTGAAGAGAAGGTCATCGAACAGTATACTCTGGCTAAG ACAAATTTGATTAGAGCAGCTGCAACAAATTACTTGTTGGATGCTGGAGTTCAGTGGGGAGCGGCACCTGCTGTCAAA GGTGTCAGAGATGCTGCTGTTGACCTACTTCACACTTTGGTAGCTGTACATGCAGAG GTTTTTGCTGGCTGCAATCCTTTGCTAGACAAGGTTCTCGGAATTCTTGTTGAAGGCCTGATCGATATACTTCTTGGTCTGTTTAATGAAAACAAAACTAGAGACCTGAGGGCTTTGGATCCAAGTGGCTTTTCTCAGCTTATGCTTGAG CTTGAATATTTTGAGACCATATTGAATCCCTATTTCACTAATGATGCAAGAGAGTCCCTTAAGTCCTTACAAGGAGCCTTGTTAGAGAAGGCTATAGAAACTGTCACAGAGTCTGTGGAGACTCCAAACCATCAGCGCCGAGCTACCCGTGGAAGTGATGATGCAATGGCAGATGACAGGCAATCGGGATCATCTGCATCCCCTGATGACCTCATT
- the LOC125222351 gene encoding exocyst complex component SEC5B-like isoform X2 — translation MSSEDDLDEDELLQMALKEQSQRNVNYQKPPSSKSKPVRNYVQPPARAQHQKKGASKQTKPSLDEDDDSEVEMLSISSGDEDDRGGVPAKRDEVRPWDGDEPGCWKHVDETELARRVREMRDAKAVPVLPKYDKKPKNLTSIQSLPRGMEWVDPLGLGLINHKTFRLISDNIASATSTTDVEPLDPSARDIESKLKRIEEDPDGAGTTHLFNSIKGVSSLAKRAFGPLFERQAQAEKIRSVQGMLQRFRTLFNLPSAIRGNISKGEYDLAVREYRKAKSIVLPSHVGILKRVLEEVEKVMQEFKAMLYKTMEDPNIDLTNLENTVRLLLELEPDSDPIKHYLNIQNHKIRGLLEGCTLAHEVRMENMQNELREKALSDAKWRQIQQDMNQSSAMDSYLAGDILPAEMTSAELDALRGRYIRQLTAVLIHHIPAFWKAALSVSSGKFAKSSHVSTDTSTSGSVNRVEVGNNTLDEVAAMIHNTLSAYESKVLGTFRELEEYNILSSHMNDAVKEVSRAGQAFEAKESAPGIAVSALRTLEFEISKIYILRLCSWMRSSIEDISKDESWVPVSILERHKSPYSISSLPLAFRAIVISAMDQINEMLRCLQSESAKSEVAFGQLQEIQESVRLALLNCLLDFAGHLERIGSELTHNKLDTGSLHFQNGYSHEPVEISDDPLPGSITDQHQKLLMALSNIGYCKEELSLELYGKYKHIWLSSGKVEDDGDIQELVISLTGLEEKVIEQYTLAKTNLIRAAATNYLLDAGVQWGAAPAVKGVRDAAVDLLHTLVAVHAEVFAGCNPLLDKVLGILVEGLIDILLGLFNENKTRDLRALDPSGFSQLMLELEYFETILNPYFTNDARESLKSLQGALLEKAIETVTESVETPNHQRRATRGSDDAMADDRQSGSSASPDDLIALVQQYSSELLQSELERTRINTACFEESLPLDSLPEPVKAAYASFRGSMDSPSRNFRNSPSFVGSPSYSRQRRR, via the exons ATGTCGAGCGAAGACGATTTGGATGAGGACGAGCTGTTGCAGATGGCGCTGAAAGAGCAATCTCAGCGCAATGTCAATTACCAGAAGCCACCGTCGTCCAAATCGAAGCCTGTGCGCAACTATGTCCAGCCTCCGGCAAGGGCGCAGCATCAGAAGAAGGGGGCCAGTAAGCAAACTAAGCCGTCGTTGGATGAAGACGACGATTCCGAGGTGGAGATGCTGAGCATTTCATCCGGAGATGAGGATGATCGCGGCGGCGTGCCTGCTAAGAGAGATGAAGTCAGGCCGTGGGATGGGGACGAGCCTGGTTGCTGGAAGCATGTTGATGAAACAGAG CTGGCTCGGAGAGTCCGCGAAATGCGGGATGCGAAAGCAGTTCCGGTGCTTCCAAAGTATGataaaaagccaaaaaatttaacaagTATACAGTCGCTTCCCCGGGGCATGGAGTGGGTGGATCCTCTTGGATTGGG GTTAATTAACCACAAGACGTTTAGATTGATCAGTGACAATATAGCAAGTGCCACTTCCACCACTGACGTAGAACCTCTTGATCCAAGTGCACGGG ATATTGAATCGAAGTTGAAACGGATTGAGGAAGACCCTGATGGTGCTGGAACAACTCACTTGTTCAATAGTATTAAGGGAGTTAGTTCACTAGCTAAGCGTGCTTTTGGACCTCTATTTGAGAGACAG GCTCAAGCGGAGAAGATTAGATCTGTCCAAGGAATGCTTCAGAGGTTTCGAACACTTTTTAACCTGCCCAGTGCAATTCGTGGTAACATTAGTAAGGGTGAATATGATTTGGCTGTAAGAGAGTACCGAAAAGCAAAGTCAATTGTTCTGCCTTCTCAT GTGGGAATTCTCAAACGTGTCCTTGAAGAGGTTGAAAAAGTCATGCAAGAGTTCAAAGCCATGCTCTACAAGACCATGGAAGATCCAAATATTGATCTAACAAAT CTTGAAAATACTGTGCGGCTTTTACTGGAGCTTGAGCCTGACTCAGATCCCATAAAGCATTATTTGAATATACAG AACCATAAGATTAGAGGGTTGCTTGAAGGATGCACTTTAGCTCATGAAGTGAGAATGGAAAATATGCAGAATGAGCTTCGTGAGAAAGCACTCTCTGATGCTAAGTGGAGGCAAATTCAGCAAGATATGAATCAATCA TCAGCTATGGATTCCTATCTAGCTGGAGATATACTCCCAGCAGAAATGACGAGTGCAGAACTTGATGCTCTTCGGGGTAGATATATTCGCCAGTTAACTGCTGTGCTTATTCATCATATACCTGCTTTCTGGAAAGCTGCACTTTCAGTTTCAAGCGGAAAATTTGCAAAG TCATCCCATGTGTCTACTGATACAAGTACAAGTGGTTCTGTGAATAGAGTCGAGGTGGGCAACAACACTCTTGATGAGGTCGCTGCAATGATACACAATACTCTATCAGCATATGAGTCTAAG GTCCTTGGCACATTTCGCGAGCTTGAAGAATACAACATCCTCAGTTCTCACATGAATGATGCTGTAAAGGAGGTCTCCAGGGCTGGCCAAGCTTTTGAAGCAAAAGAATCTGCCCCTGGCATTGCTG TCTCTGCGCTGAGGACACTTGAATTTGAGATCTCAAAAATATACATACTCAGGCTTTGTTCTTGGATGCGGAGTTCAATAGAGGATATATCAAAAGATGAGTCTTGGGTTCCTGTGTCTATCTTAGAAAGACACAAGTCACCATATTCAATCTCTTCATTGCCTCTGGCTTTCCGTGCCATTGTGATCTCAGCTATGGATCAAATCAATGA GATGCTTCGTTGTTTGCAAAGCGAATCAGCAAAATCTGAAGTTGCTTTTGGTCAGCTTCAAGAAATTCAAGAGTCAGTCAGACTTGCCCTGTTGAACTGTTTGTTGGATTTTGCTG GTCACTTGGAGCGTATTGGCTCTGAGCTTACACATAATAAGTTGGACACTGGAAGCCTGCATTTTCAAAATGGATATTCTCATGAACCAGTGGAAATATCAGATGATCCTCTTCCAGGAAGTATTACTGACCAACATCAAAAGTTGCTGATGGCCCTGAGCAATATTGGGTATTGCAAAGAAGAACTTTCTCTGGAATTGTATGGAAAATACAAACATATATGGCTATCCAG TGGTAAAGTTGAGGATGATGGTGACATTCAAGAGCTGGTTATATCTTTGACTGGTCTTGAAGAGAAGGTCATCGAACAGTATACTCTGGCTAAG ACAAATTTGATTAGAGCAGCTGCAACAAATTACTTGTTGGATGCTGGAGTTCAGTGGGGAGCGGCACCTGCTGTCAAA GGTGTCAGAGATGCTGCTGTTGACCTACTTCACACTTTGGTAGCTGTACATGCAGAG GTTTTTGCTGGCTGCAATCCTTTGCTAGACAAGGTTCTCGGAATTCTTGTTGAAGGCCTGATCGATATACTTCTTGGTCTGTTTAATGAAAACAAAACTAGAGACCTGAGGGCTTTGGATCCAAGTGGCTTTTCTCAGCTTATGCTTGAG CTTGAATATTTTGAGACCATATTGAATCCCTATTTCACTAATGATGCAAGAGAGTCCCTTAAGTCCTTACAAGGAGCCTTGTTAGAGAAGGCTATAGAAACTGTCACAGAGTCTGTGGAGACTCCAAACCATCAGCGCCGAGCTACCCGTGGAAGTGATGATGCAATGGCAGATGACAGGCAATCGGGATCATCTGCATCCCCTGATGACCTCATT